A portion of the Paenibacillus marchantiae genome contains these proteins:
- a CDS encoding TetR/AcrR family transcriptional regulator translates to MPKVDRRILKSQDAIKKALIELMSQKHFDQITIQDISDTANVSRRTIYLHYLDKYDLLDKLIEEHVNELQVLCESESETNATDGGMSWFEYFESNYLFFSAMLTSKGAPFFRSRFLQFVIEDIKNGWDMKEGKNRGISEDILLQFFAPAYVGIVEWWFINQMPYPPHVMEEQVNTLLELNLS, encoded by the coding sequence ATGCCCAAAGTGGATCGAAGAATACTCAAATCTCAAGATGCCATTAAAAAAGCGTTGATTGAACTTATGTCTCAAAAGCATTTTGACCAGATTACGATTCAGGATATTTCCGACACAGCGAATGTTAGCCGCAGAACCATCTATCTTCACTATCTGGATAAGTATGATTTACTGGATAAGCTCATCGAGGAACATGTGAACGAACTACAGGTATTGTGTGAATCCGAATCTGAAACGAATGCTACAGATGGGGGAATGAGCTGGTTTGAATACTTTGAGAGCAACTATTTATTCTTTTCAGCTATGTTAACAAGTAAAGGAGCACCCTTCTTTCGCAGCCGTTTTCTCCAATTTGTCATCGAGGATATAAAGAACGGATGGGACATGAAAGAGGGAAAAAATCGCGGGATAAGTGAAGATATTTTGCTTCAATTCTTTGCGCCAGCGTATGTGGGAATTGTGGAATGGTGGTTTATAAACCAAATGCCCTATCCACCTCATGTCATGGAAGAACAAGTAAATACGTTATTGGAGCTGAATCTTTCATAA
- a CDS encoding MFS transporter: MVKSNHVLMYILIIGVFGILTTEMGVIGILPQIADYFHVSVSKAGLLVSLFALAVAIAGPTMPLLFSGINRKTVMLLVLGIFVVCNIISIFAPTFTVALVARIIPGFFHPIYCSLALTVAATSVSCEEAPKAVSKVMLGVTAGMVLGVPITNYIANGTSVEMAMVFFAIVNALAFLGTWIFIPSMPVKEKLAYGTQLGILKRGITWLAIAAVILMASAPASVNSYIAEYLGSITHISGKTLSIVLFIYGLASLVGNVVGGRLLSKNTRKTVILFPVVLGIVYLLSFWTGTSTGPMILTVILWGVCYAISNLIGQYWITSAAPEAPDFSNGLFLSCGNLGITLGTAVGGLFISGIGTQYIVLGGVLFLVLSLLSILLRIRLFDPVKNNM, from the coding sequence GTGGTCAAATCAAATCATGTACTCATGTATATATTAATTATCGGTGTTTTCGGCATCCTAACTACAGAGATGGGCGTCATTGGGATATTACCTCAAATAGCTGATTATTTTCATGTCAGTGTTTCCAAGGCTGGCTTGCTCGTGAGTCTCTTTGCACTCGCTGTTGCGATTGCGGGTCCTACGATGCCTTTATTATTTTCCGGTATAAACCGTAAAACAGTGATGTTACTCGTGCTCGGTATTTTTGTTGTATGTAATATTATTTCCATCTTTGCACCAACGTTCACCGTTGCCCTCGTGGCTCGTATCATTCCGGGCTTTTTCCATCCCATTTATTGTTCATTGGCTTTGACCGTAGCAGCGACCTCTGTAAGCTGTGAAGAAGCTCCCAAAGCGGTATCTAAAGTAATGCTTGGAGTCACCGCAGGAATGGTACTTGGCGTACCAATCACAAACTATATCGCGAATGGAACATCGGTAGAAATGGCAATGGTATTCTTTGCGATCGTAAACGCGTTGGCATTTCTGGGTACATGGATATTTATCCCCTCTATGCCTGTTAAGGAAAAACTTGCGTATGGAACACAATTGGGAATCTTAAAAAGAGGTATCACTTGGCTAGCCATCGCTGCAGTGATCCTTATGGCTTCGGCACCAGCAAGTGTGAATAGTTACATCGCAGAGTACTTGGGCTCTATCACTCATATTTCGGGAAAAACATTGAGTATCGTGTTATTTATATATGGTTTAGCCAGTCTAGTGGGAAACGTGGTGGGAGGCAGGCTGCTTTCTAAAAACACACGTAAAACCGTTATACTTTTTCCCGTAGTATTGGGCATCGTATATCTTTTATCCTTTTGGACGGGCACGTCCACTGGACCTATGATTTTAACCGTGATTTTATGGGGAGTATGTTATGCAATAAGCAATCTAATTGGTCAGTATTGGATCACCTCTGCCGCGCCAGAAGCGCCCGATTTCTCGAATGGTTTGTTCCTTTCATGCGGTAATTTGGGAATAACCTTGGGAACTGCTGTAGGCGGGCTGTTCATCTCGGGGATTGGCACACAGTACATCGTGCTTGGAGGTGTATTGTTCCTGGTACTAAGTCTGTTATCCATTTTGCTGAGAATTCGATTATTTGACCCCGTAAAAAACAACATGTAA
- a CDS encoding aldo/keto reductase → MDYVKLGNTGLDVSRLCLGCMGFGTAVPGGHQWVINEENSRPVIKKALDLGINFFDTANVYSAGTSEEVIGRTLRDYANRDEIVLATKINGRMHQGPNGAGLSRKAIMSEIDKSLKRLETDYVDLYQIHRWDYTTPIEETMEALHDVVKAGKVRYIGASAMYAWQFLKALHVAEQNGWTRFVSMQDHYNLIYREEEREMLPLCKAEKIGVIPYSPLAGGRLTRDPQEKTHRSETDQIAKQKYDATADTDRLIIDQVAAIAEKHGVPRVQIALAWLLQKEPVTAPIIGATKISHLEDGVAALSIKLTPEEIASLEEPYVPHRIVGHQ, encoded by the coding sequence ATGGATTATGTGAAGCTTGGCAATACAGGTCTGGATGTGTCCCGTCTGTGCTTGGGCTGTATGGGATTTGGTACAGCCGTTCCTGGAGGCCATCAATGGGTCATTAATGAAGAGAACAGTCGTCCCGTTATTAAAAAGGCGTTGGATTTAGGCATCAATTTTTTTGATACAGCAAATGTATATTCAGCTGGAACCAGCGAGGAAGTGATTGGGCGCACCTTACGTGACTATGCCAATCGAGATGAAATTGTACTTGCAACGAAAATTAATGGTCGTATGCACCAAGGCCCAAATGGTGCCGGACTTTCCCGTAAGGCCATTATGAGTGAGATAGATAAAAGCCTGAAGCGGCTGGAAACAGATTATGTGGATTTGTATCAGATCCATCGTTGGGATTACACTACACCCATTGAAGAGACGATGGAAGCCTTACATGATGTGGTCAAAGCAGGAAAGGTAAGATACATAGGCGCTTCTGCGATGTACGCGTGGCAGTTTTTGAAAGCGTTACATGTAGCTGAGCAAAATGGGTGGACCCGCTTTGTATCCATGCAGGATCACTACAATCTTATCTATCGTGAGGAAGAAAGAGAGATGCTTCCGCTCTGTAAAGCTGAGAAAATCGGTGTGATTCCGTATAGTCCGCTTGCGGGAGGCCGATTGACAAGAGACCCTCAGGAAAAAACACATCGTTCCGAAACCGATCAGATTGCAAAGCAAAAATATGATGCAACTGCAGATACCGACCGATTGATCATTGATCAGGTTGCCGCGATTGCTGAGAAGCATGGGGTTCCTCGTGTACAAATCGCACTTGCCTGGTTACTGCAAAAGGAACCAGTCACAGCTCCCATCATTGGTGCTACCAAAATATCGCATCTGGAGGATGGCGTAGCCGCTCTTTCGATTAAGCTAACACCTGAAGAAATAGCATCGTTAGAAGAACCCTATGTGCCTCACCGAATTGTTGGTCATCAATAA